The genomic DNA GTTCGCCGCGGTTTTATCGACGGCTTTGTGGACGTCGCATCGGGGAAAGATGGCTGTCCCCCCGTCTTCCCCCCTCAAAATCAATGTTGTCTCGTGGGTGCGTTCCGTTCTCCAGAGAACAACTGCCGCGATCAAGCCTGGTTCGAAGGCTATCCGCTGGGGGTTATCGCTGCGGAACAGCAGGGCTGTCATTTGTGGTGGCGTTCCACGATGCCAGCGCACCTGATCGCTCAATACCAGCCAGCTAACAACTGCTCTGCAACATCGCCCGCTTGCGGACCTGCAGGCAGCGTTATCGATCCGTCGCCAGAAGTGGCAACATCCGTTGCGCGAGTCGCTGGTGAGTCTGCAGCTTCGAATCGCGTCACGCGTCATTTCGCAGATCCCGCAGTAGATGTCCCCGCATCGGCGAAATTCACGCCGATTCCAACGCAAACACGCTTGGTTCCCGTCAGCGTGGCAGCACCGCAGCGTCCAGTAGGCAGCGCGTTGCAAAGTCCCCCCTTGCAATCATCGACGCCGATTCCGCTGGCCTTGCCAGTCTTGCGTGACATCCCGTCGCCTTCCAATGGGGATGCACGGGATCGGGTGCATGCACAACACGATGTTGTGTCTGAAGCGAGGCCAACGCTCAAGCAAACGTCTTTCGGGATTCAACAGAATGCAAAAGCTCACCCTTCGTTGGGGCTCATTCCGAGCGATTCTCCGAATGACGCTCCCCTGTCAGAGGTCATTCGAACCTCGGTCCGCTGGAGCCAGGTTCCGGGATTATCGAACTAGGTGGCCTAAATAGTTTAATCGCGGGGTCGTATGAAACGACCCGTCATACACATCACACAACGGAATGTAGTCCAATGCGAGTCCTCACGATAAATCGAAATACCGCTTACTTGTCACCGCGATGTTGGTTCGCCATCGCCGGCCTCTTGGCGCTCACGGCGACCGGTTGCACCTCCTTCTTGTCGCCCATGTCGGGCATCCCTGTAGGTCAGATACCACCGGAGATGCGAGGGCAAAGTCGGAACAACTTGGTTCCGGTTCCACTTTCAATTCTGCGTCAACAGGCTCCCCCGCATTATTCGCTCGATGAGGGGGATATCTTAGGCATCTATATCGAAGGGATCATGCCTCCGAAATCGAATGAAAACCAAACCGAAACCGCGCCGCCAGTCCACTTTCCCGAAGCAGGCAGTGACTTGCCACCGTCGGTTGGCTATCCGATTCCGATCCGCGACGACGGCACGCTGCCACTCCCCTTGGTCGAACCCATTCAGGTGCGGGGCAAAACCCTGACCGAAGTGGAAGCAGCGATTCGTAAGGCGTATGTGGTCGACAAGAAGATCCTCAAGGAGGGCCGCGATCGGATCTTGGTCTCGCTGATGCGTGAACGAACCTATCGTGTGATTGTGATTCGCGAAGACGAAGACGATTCGCTGGCGCTTCCTGGCGGTAGTGGCGGTGGCAGCAAGGGAAGCATCGTTGGCGGTTCGACACGCTCGGGGTCGGGGCACACGTTGGATCTACCCGCTTACAAAAACGATGTCATGCATGCCCTTGCACAAACCGGGGGACTTCCCGGCTTGAACGCGAAGAATGAAGTGAAAATCCTCAAGGCGAATCGAATCGGACAATTGGATGCCAATGGGATGCCGATCATGATGCCCGGAATGGCGGGATCGTACGTCGACTCTGGAATGATCGGTGGCGGCTGCATGCCTCAGGACCCTTGTTATTCGGGTTGCAACCTAAACCAAGATTTCGATCCCACCGCGATCCGCATCCCGTTGCGAGTCTATCCGGGACAGATGCCCCACCTACAGCCATCGGACATCATTTTGGAGGAAGGCGATATCGTGGTCGTGGAAGCTCGGGATACCGAATTTTTCTACACCGGAGGCCTGTTGCCAGGCGGTCAGTTTCCCATCCCACGCGACTATGATTTAGATGTCGTGGGGGCGATGGCAATCGCAGGTCAAGGTCTGGGAGGTTCTGGCCAATCTCAAGGAGGTGGAGGGATGTTGGGTGGCGGCTTCGCGGGGGCATCGCCGACTCAGTTGTACGTCATGCGAACCACGCCCTGTGGTGATCAATTTAATATCGCCGTCGACTTGAACAAAGCGCTGAACGATAAATCGGAACGGTTGATGGTTCAGCCTGGCGACACGCTGATCCTAAGGTATAAGCCGTGCGAAGAATTGGTCAATTTCAGTCTGGTCACCTTCTTCACCTACGGCATTACCGAACTGTTCCGCAACTAGATCGATGGAAACGCACGACGGCCAAGCCAATTGTCGCGGGCGATGCAAATCGCCCGCGGCATGGCCGTCCTGCGGACTTCATACCTTGCCGATCCGATCGGTGTTTCCGAAGCCGTGCTGCGTGAAGTGGAACACCTGAAAAAACAATGCCATCTAGTCTGCCGCCTGGCGATCGCTTGGGGTTCCCAACCTCGAAACAAACCACGGGAAACCGCAAGCGGTCGTCAGGCGGGCCGTCGGATTGCAGGAAGGCATCGTTGAATGCAGGGCAAGCCCATGTGGGTAACGACCACAGGCTTCGCTTCGATTCTGCAATGGGCGAATTCTAAATGTAGAACATCGCTCCTTCGCTGCGGGCGCAATCGTTGGCCAGGTCTTCCAAACGAATCGCCGAGAGCACATCGCGGAACGCTTTGCTCGCTGCACGCCAGGTCGAATCCAAAACTTGGGCTTCGGGAGTTGTGTCGGCGTTGTCGAGTGTTGTCTCCGATTCGCCACAACCGATTGCATCGCAGATGTCTAGTAACGAAATCGTTGCCGCATCCACGGATAATCGATAACCCCCTTGGCTGCCACGCGTACTCGTCACGTAGCCAGCCTGTTTCAATTGCTGCAGGATCTGCACTAAGAAGGGCTGCGGGATGCTATGTCGCGCAGTGATCTCGCGGAGCGCTACCGGACGATCCTCGTCCTGGCGAAGCGCCAGTTCCAACATCGCCAGACAGGCGTAATGCGCTTTGGCCGACATCGCAAAACTCACCGCGTCACCTCAGTCACTGCTGTGTAGTCCGCATTCTGTCTTTGCCGAACCACTCCAACGACCCGCCCGTTCGTCTTCGCCCAATGCGATCGAACGGGTGCAGGGCCAGCAGCCCACGCTTGGGTAGCCTTGGTCGTGCAATGGGTTGTACGGAATGTTGTTCTTGGCAATGAAGCCCCAGACTTCCTTCTTCGTCCAATTCGCTAACGGGCTGATCTTTACCAGCTGAAACTTTTTGTCCCAACCGACGATCGGATGTTCTGCCCGGTCGGGGCTCTGATCGCGACGAATCGCGCTGGACCAGGCATGCATGCCGTGAGCTGCCTTGTGCAAAACTTTGATCTTCCGATCAAAGCAGCACCGATTGGTGTCGGTCTTGTAAACCGGGCCGCCATTGGCCGCTTCATATTCCTCGACCGTCTGTTCGGGATATTTGTATTCAATGGTGATCCCGTATCGCTCTCGAACCTGTTCCCTCAGCGCCAACGTCTCCTTGAACTGATACCCCGTCTCCAAATTGAAGATCGGCGTCTGTGGAGCGACTTCGGCGAACATGTGAATCAGGCACATTCCCTCGGGGCCAAAGGCCGTCGCCATCGTAAACCGCGGAGCGTATTGTGCCACCGCCCAGGCCAGGATCTCTTGGGGAGAGGCTGATTCCAAGCGTTGGCTGTGTGCCGCCAGTTCGCCGAATAATTCGTCCCCTGGCACCAGCGGTGGATCGGCCGCCAGCGCTCCGATCGGATCCGAGGACGTCGTTGCGACCGAGGCTTCGGGGCGAAGAACTTTCAGCGTCGGCCGGTCTGAAGGTTCCGCGAGCTTTTGTTCAGGCATGAGTTATTGACGGTTTTAGTGGGCTGTTGAAGGCGTTTGCCTCGTCAAAGGTCTTAATGGTATATACTTTATCAAGATAGTCAAGTATTGGATGAATCGGAGCTTTCACCTTGTACGTTGAAACTTTCTGAGAAATCAATCGGAGATTCTAAACCGCTGGCAAGTCATCCACGGTTCGCAAGCGTTTGCCGGATGGCGGTTCGGTCCCCACGCGTTAGGGCTGTCGAAGCAAGCGGGGCGAGAGTTTCTTTGTCGAATCGTCGGCATCGACCATTCGGAGGGGCGTGTTCAGCCGAGGGCTAGCGTTTGCCGGGCAAGCGTGCTGCGAAGAACCGCAGGAAAGAAAAGTTAGCCGCACAATCGCGAGAATCGTTAAAGTCGGCGTGATTTAACCGACGATACATTCATCCGATGCTTGAATTTGGCTCTTGGCAGCAAGGCCTAAATTCGGGTAGACCTCCCTCGACGGCAAGACATGGTTCAAAGGAAGCTTGATGGACAAGAATACCCTGAAATTGTACGCACCACGACGAGATATGCTCCCATCGGCGCCAACCGTGACCGTTTCGGTAGGCGATTTGGTGCCGTTGCTGGTCGACGCATGGGAGACCGATCGCAATTGGTTGCGTGATTTCTGCAAGGACGAAGTCTCCGTTTCAGAAGACCTCTATGAAGTCCTGCTGGCATACCATCAGATCCGCCGTTGCGAAGCGGCCTGATCCGCGAAAGGTGCCTTAGGCCTTTGCTCGTCGGATTATTGATTGGCCTGAATCGCGTGGGCTTGAGCCATCGCGTCTTCAGCCATCTGGATGTACTTCTGGTCTTGGGTTCCCGCCCAGGCTCGCTGGCAGGTGACGCTCTTGGCCGTGTAATTGAACGGTTCGTTCGGCTCCAGCTCACATGCACGGTCCGCGTGCACGATCGCTTGCACGTGGTCGCCCGTTCGCGTCAAGACTCGCGACAGCGCCAAATGAGCCAATACAAACGTTTCGTCCTCCGCGAGGATTGCATTGAGTCCCGCGACCGCTTCGGCATCTTTGCCAGCGTCCATCAATTGTTCGACTTCGTTGTAGCGTTCGTAAAGATCTGCCATCTCTAAAGATTCCGGGGCGTAATCAGGGTTCAATGAATCACCACGCAGCGGGGGCTGCTGTTGGCGTGTGGCCACACCATCGTGGGAACGCTGTTTCGTGGCGTTTGGATTGAATCCTAGCCGAATTTCCGTCAAGGGAAAGCCTGGGACCAGGTTTCCCAATACTGTAAGATGCCTTGCACGCACTACCTGCCCTTCGCCGTTATGCCGGAATTCAGTGAGCACGCATGAACGATCCCACCGCTCCCCTGTTGGCTGTCGAGGACCTGAAGGTTCATTTTCCCTTCCGTCGCGGCACATTATTCGCCCCCGAACATGGATTGATCCGCGCCGTCGATGGCGTCTCTTTTGAGATTCGCGAAGGGGAAACGCTAGGGCTGGTTGGCGAATCCGGCTGTGGGAAATCAACCACCGCCCGCGCAATCGCGCGACTGAATGAACCAACATCCGGATCGATCAAAATCGAAGGCCGCGAAATCTGTGGGCTCAGCGAATCGGCGATGATGCCCTTTCGGCGGACCGTGCAAATGGTCTTTCAAGATCCCTTTGCCTCGCTGAACCCGCGGATGACCGTTGGCGCGATCATCAGCGAACCGTTGCAAATTCACGGCGTGCTGAGCAGTAACGACCGCAAGTTGGAAGTGCTGCGGCTGATGGACTTGGTTGGCCTCAATCCAAGGTTCCTCAATCGCTACCCCCATGAATTTTCCGGCGGCCAACGCCAACGGATCGGCATCGCGCGGGCTTTGGCAGTCCGACCCAAGTTGATTCTGTGCGACGAACCGGTGAGTGCTTTGGACGTCTCGATCCAGGCTCAAGTCATCAACCTGATGATGGACCTGCAGCAGAAGCTGGGGCTTGCCTATCTCTTCATCGCCCACGATCTGGGGATCGTCCGGCACATCGCGACCCGCGTCGGCGTGATGTATCTAGGACGGATTGTTGAATCGGCCAATGCCGACGAACTGTATAACAATCCCACCCATCCTTACACGCGAGCCCTGTTGTCGGCCGTGCCGGTTCCGGACCCGAAGATCGAAGCCGAACGAACGCGAACCGTTTTAACAGGCGAAGTGCCTTCGCCCGACAAAACCTATCCAGGTTGCCCGTTTGTCGACCGGTGTCCCGACGCGCAATCCGAATGTCGCGAGATCATTCCTCGCCTGCCCGACAGCGCCCATGCAACGGCCTGCATCGTTCACGATGATCAGTGTCGCGAGGCGTCACAATCTGCTGCCGCAGTTTGACGCTCCGCCCGCGATTTGCGAGGCCGTTGCAGATCAACGAACCACGTCTGCGGCGGCGTCCAAGACGATCGAATTGGAAACGTCGTTCCCCAGCGTCTTGAAATCATGGAATTGCCATAGCACTTCCTGGCCGCGATTGACTTCGATCAGCTGAGGGTTATCGGGACCGGCGTGACAGTTGCCAAACACGATGTTGCCATTGGGATGGTATTCCAGCGTCGTCACCCAAGCCAGCGTGATGCCCGGTAGATCGTTTTGAGCCAATTTCCAGACGATCTCTTTCTCAGGCGTCACTTCCAAGATGCTGTGTCCGTTACCGGTGCCGATCAGGGTGTTGCCATTGGGCAGTCGCAGCGCGCTGAACACCGAATTGCCAAACGCTTCGGGACCGTGCCCGCCACGTCGTTGGCGACCAAACATCGGCACGTCATATTGCCAGACGATCTTGCCGTCGTGGTCGTATTCGCAAACCTTGCCGTCACCTTCCTGAGCGACAAGATAGTTGCCATTCTCCATACGCCGAACCAGTCGCGTGTCGCGATGGGGATGCGGGTGAGTGCGTTGCAACGCGATCGAATGCTGTAGCGTCCCGTCACGATCAATTTCCAGCAGCTTTCCTTCGCCGCTCAGCGCGATCATGATCCGATCCCCTGGGATCGCCCGGACGCTGTGAACCTCGACTCGGTCCACGGTCGCGAACTTCTTCGCATCCAACCGCCACACGATCTCGCTGCTACGGGGATCGATCTCGATGATCTCGGTATTCTGATGCGTCAGGATGTTGCCATTGTCGAGCAACTGTAAATCATGGGGCGCCCCGCTGAGCGTCATCTCCCATTCCGTCTTCCCTTGGGCATCGATGATCACCAGCTTGTTTTGCTGATTGGCCAGGAAGCGGTGTTGCGCAATCGCGGACAGGTTCGTGAAGATCAAGAAGGCAAAGGCCAGTGGTAAAGCAGTTCGCATGTCGAAGAGATCCAAGAGATGGGGTGAGGGGGCCGGCGCAGAAAGATGATCGCCTTCGCTCCGCAAAAGTGCGTTTGCCGCTCGCTCATTCGCGGAGCGGAAATCGCCTTCCCGACCACTGCAGATGCCGATCGAGTGTCGACAAACCGGTCGGACGTAAAGCGTGCTCGGCCGATATCATAACCTCAATCGAAACCGTCGATCGTTTCGTTTGTCAAGAATTTACGGTGCGATCTGGAAGCGAATCGTCTGCACGGTGGACCGAGATGTCGCAGCGTGTTCTTGCCAAGCGGCTTGCCCGCGGGTTTGACCGGTGTATTGCGATTCGGATTCATGCAACCGCATGTTTTCGAACCGGTCTCCCGATTGAAAGGAGAAGTAAAACAAGCGCTCACCGCTGCCCAGTCGCCGGACGTGATGGAACCGTGTCGTGTCAAGCCAGCTGAAGCCTTCGATCGTGTAGGGCAAACGACAGTCCGCGCTAAGGGGTTGGCTATCGAATGATCCGTCGTCACGCAGCGTCGCTTGATACATTCGCAGCGCCTGCAACGCGCCGCGTTGTCGGGTCAGATAACGAAACTCCTTTCCATCAAGCGTGGCAAAACCAATCACATCATTGCCAAGACAACAATCTTGGCTCAGCTGCGTCGATTCAAACGTCCCGCGTTGAGTCAGGGTGCTACGGAACAGCGAGACCTTCTCCGAGGAGTTGCTGTGCAGGTGATAAAACGTTTTGCCGTCGGCGGTTGCAATATCGACCACATCGCGTCGGATCAAACAGTCCACCGACAAAAGCGTCGATTCCAGCTTGGCACCGGCGACAACACGTTCTCGGAGCAGCGAAATTTTGCCATCCGGTTGTTGCTCCAACCTCGCAAACCAGATCGGGGTCTGGTCGCGCGCCGTAACTTCGATCTCGTAGATTCCGTCGCCATTGTCGTCGGCTGGCATCGTGTCGCGGAGCTTGCGGTCGAAAACAAAAACGCCTTGGGTTGTCATCTTGACCAATTCGCGATCGGCACCACCGGTGATCGTCAGACACAGGCCATCGTACAGCCGGTCGGAATCGTCACGAACATCGATCGCCCAAGCGGATGCTAGTTGTTGACGTGAAAGGATGATCGTTTGACCGTCGGGCTCGAACACAAATTGGTCAAATTGAGGTGGTTCGTTGACGTCGCTGACCGTAACGGCCAACGGATGTTCGGCGATCTGTAGCGAATAGACATTATCCATGTCGCGATCCAGCGGCACTTCAAAATCGGGCGTTTGCCGGAAACGCAGTTGCCGAGAGCGGGGATCGAACTGAAATCGCGATGCATCTTCGCCGGCAAGTTGAATCGCGCTCAAGTCGCCGAAATCTGCCGGGACTTCACCGACCGAATCGGTTCCTTCGGGCACTTTGAATCCGATTCGATCGCTGCGATGAACGACCGGTTGCGCGGCGACCGAATCCAAGTTGTGCGAGACGGCGTCGTTGGTGGAGCTGGCCAAAAACAAACCGCCGATCGCCAACAGGATCCCCAAGGATGTGGTCGCCAGCGTCCGCGGACGGCGGCCCTCGGGGGGCGGCTGTGTCTTTCCTGCGAACGCGTTCAGGTCATCTGCCATTGCGGCGGCGGACTGGTAGCGGTCCTGAGGAGCGAGCGCAAGGGCCCTCAAAATGATGTGTTCGAGTTCCTCTGGCAGTTGCGGATGCCGCTTCCTGAGCTCGCCTGGTTTGGCGACCGACAACGCATCGCGCGTCGCCGAATCCATTTTCTGCAGCGTGACCAATTCGCATAGCGTGAGTCCTAGCGAAAAGATGTCGCTGCGCTCATCGGAGATCCCTCGCAGTTGTTCCGGTGCCATATAGCGAGGCGTGCCGACGGCGTGGTACATGCTGGTCAAGCTGTTGTCATCGAGCGTTCGTTTGGCCAAGCCAAAGTCGGTGACCCACAGTTTGTTGGCCGAATCGATCAGCAGATTCGCCGGCTTCACGTCGCGATGCAAGATCTGTTTGGCGTGCGCGTGAGCCAATGCGGACGCGGCCTGGTTGCCCCATTGGGCGATCAGACGCCAGTTGTTTCGCAGACGCTGCAGTAGTTCCCATGCCACGACGTCGCTGACACTACGGTCGGATTCCGATTCGTTCGATGCTTCCGCGGCGATCCGCACAACGTCGGCCAAATTGGGACCATCGATCAACCGCATCGTATAGAAGTGATGATCGGTCGATTCGCCAAATGCGTAAAGCGGAACGATGTTGGTATGGTGCAAACTGGCGACCGCCCGGGCTTCCTGCTTGAAGCGTTCGATCCCCTTGGCATCCAACCGTTCTGAAGAAATCACCTTGATCGCAACGCGCTCTCGCAACGTGTCGCACTGGGCTTCATAAACCACTCCCATCCCGCCAACACCGATCTGGCGAACGATGGGGTAGCCGCCAATCTGTTCGGGGATTTGTTGCGACGTGGGCAATTCGTCTGCGGTATTGGCGTATTCGTCCAATTCCATCATCAACGGAAAGACGCGCAGGATATCGGTTGCCAACGCGGGGAACTGTTTCGCAAACTCGGCAACACTCAAATCATCAGCATCGGCCCGCTGCTCTTTGAAGCGGGACCATAGCTGTTCGATTTCGTGCAGCTGGAAGTCGGCGGCGGTCACGGTTGCTCTTCCGATCGAATTTTGGACGTGCTGTTTTCCTTACTCCGACGCTGACGTACGCGTCCCAAAGCCGGCGCGAAGATTCCCAGTACGATCGCCGTGGCGGTGGGAACTTCTTCGGCAGGTGCCTTCGGAACCGCAGTGCTTACAGGGTAGAGTGGACGCTTGGCGGCGGATTCGGATTCCGCTTCTAAAGGAGCCCATTCTTGCGACTCCGCAGACGCAGCGTCGTCGCCGTGTTTGACCGGATGTTGCTCACGCGACGAATCGTTGTGGGCATAAAGCCCGCCAGCGTCCCCTGCATCCATCAGGACGCCATTTTCGGTGCGAGCTTCCGTTTCCCCTTCGGAATGTCGTAATGTGGGATCCGACTTGCCAGCGTCGGATGCGTCGAGATTTTGAATCGAGAAACTAATTTTATGGTGGTAGGCCAGCTGCGGTGCACCGATCACCCCCGGCATCAGATCCTGTCCACTGGTGCCACGGCTGGTCTCCGGGCTGACAAGTTGAATATCGCTTGGCCTTTCCATTGCGGATTCACCGCGAGCTTCCGCAACGCTACCGATGATCGTCGCAAACGTGGGCGGCGTATGGACTCCGTCGTCATGTGTGCTGGACGGTGGCGTTGTGGACAACATTTCGATCGGGTCCGACAAACTGTCCGACATTGGCTCCAGTCCCGTCGGTACCGCATTGGAATCTGCGTCATGTTGTCGCTCGGCTGCAGACCAGGCGTCGGGTTCTTCGGTGTTGACCGACGATGCAACGAACGATTCGCTACCGGAAGACTCGGCGGTGCGATCGCCAAGCGTCTCCAACCCTTCCAATCGCGAAGCTTTTTGGACATCCAAGGTGTCTCGGGTTTCAATGGGGGACGCAGTAAGCGTCTCCACTTTGGATTCGATTTGAGTTTCCCAAGCCAAGGCATTCAGCGATGATTCCGCGGCGTTTGAGGGCGTTTCGGCAATCGCGTCTGTCGGAGTGGTGGCCGACGTGATGCTGGTTTCCGTCGAATCATTCGCGACATCGAAATGCATCGCAATCGAATCTGCCGCTTCCACGGGCAGAGAATCCGACGACAACCGACGTCGCGATTCTCCGGTACGTTCGGCAACCGTGTCGGACGCAACGAAGGGAGCTTCCCGTTCGATAGAGGTTGCCGTTGCTAATTGGTTGGCGTCTGCGTCGGTTGCAGTTTCTGTGACAAGTTCGTCGTTGACGCCGGGTTGGGGCGTGACGATTGTATCCGCCGTCGTGCTGACAACAGGTGACCCCGATTCGGGAAATGTACCTTGCAGCGTCGGTTCCGCGATCTGTTGTTGATTGTCTGCCAAGACGTGCGTGTCCGATACCGACGGTAGCGATCCGTCAGACGTTGTCGCTTCGATGGCAAGTTGCGATTCAACAGCGGACGGAGGGGCGGTGACTTGGCGGTTTAGGCTCCGTGGAGCGGAGGGTTCTGCATCGGCTGTTGTCGTTGCGATGTCCGCTACCGCGGGCTCGGAATCCGTGGCGACTGGCAGTTCGACAGAAGCGTTCTCCTCCGTAACCTCTTGACCGCCGTTTGGCTTCGGTTCGACGGAACGCTCCGAAGCCGCAGAGGTCGCGACGAGCTCTGCGACCGAGGGTTCGAAATGCGTGGTGCCGGTCGGGGCTTCGGCCACACGTTCATTCACCGCCACGTTGCCGGTCGGTGGCGGTTCGCTTGCGATCGGAGCGGTTGTCGATGGGACGATTGACGTTTCAGCCGTTTGCAATGCAGCGGGGCTCGACGGAACTGCTGAGCTTTCCGTTTGAGGCTGGCTTGCTGGCAGATCCAAGCTTTCGGGAGCCGCGGCAGAAGCCGCGAGATTGCGATTGGAACGCTGCGCGGACGTGTCGGTTGTGGGAGAAGGTTGCGGAGCATTCGCCACCGCTTCCGCGGTGGTATCTTGTTTTCCAAAAACGTTTGGAATCGAAACTTCCATGTGTAACGAAGCGTTGAACGTGGTCCGTGTCGTTGCAGCGGGGGGCTGTTCGGAGGGGGCTTGCTGGACGCTGGCCGAAACCGTTGCCGTGACGGTCGCGGCAGGTTCCATTGGGACCACGCCCGGTTCGCCAATTGGGGCCGGTTCCACCACAGCAACCGGCGGGGCAAGTTCAGCGGTTGCCGCTTGAGCCGCTTCTATCGGCGCGGTGGAATCATTCGTCGGCGTGCTCGTGACGGCAGGCTCACTTCGTTTGGACAAGCCCTTGGGAAGCGTATCTTGCTGCGCGATTCCCTCTGGCAATGTGTCCCGTTTCGCAAGCCCCTGCGGTAGATTCCGATCGGCGGATGCTG from Rosistilla carotiformis includes the following:
- a CDS encoding beta-propeller domain-containing protein, yielding MRTALPLAFAFLIFTNLSAIAQHRFLANQQNKLVIIDAQGKTEWEMTLSGAPHDLQLLDNGNILTHQNTEIIEIDPRSSEIVWRLDAKKFATVDRVEVHSVRAIPGDRIMIALSGEGKLLEIDRDGTLQHSIALQRTHPHPHRDTRLVRRMENGNYLVAQEGDGKVCEYDHDGKIVWQYDVPMFGRQRRGGHGPEAFGNSVFSALRLPNGNTLIGTGNGHSILEVTPEKEIVWKLAQNDLPGITLAWVTTLEYHPNGNIVFGNCHAGPDNPQLIEVNRGQEVLWQFHDFKTLGNDVSNSIVLDAAADVVR
- a CDS encoding serine/threonine protein kinase is translated as MTAADFQLHEIEQLWSRFKEQRADADDLSVAEFAKQFPALATDILRVFPLMMELDEYANTADELPTSQQIPEQIGGYPIVRQIGVGGMGVVYEAQCDTLRERVAIKVISSERLDAKGIERFKQEARAVASLHHTNIVPLYAFGESTDHHFYTMRLIDGPNLADVVRIAAEASNESESDRSVSDVVAWELLQRLRNNWRLIAQWGNQAASALAHAHAKQILHRDVKPANLLIDSANKLWVTDFGLAKRTLDDNSLTSMYHAVGTPRYMAPEQLRGISDERSDIFSLGLTLCELVTLQKMDSATRDALSVAKPGELRKRHPQLPEELEHIILRALALAPQDRYQSAAAMADDLNAFAGKTQPPPEGRRPRTLATTSLGILLAIGGLFLASSTNDAVSHNLDSVAAQPVVHRSDRIGFKVPEGTDSVGEVPADFGDLSAIQLAGEDASRFQFDPRSRQLRFRQTPDFEVPLDRDMDNVYSLQIAEHPLAVTVSDVNEPPQFDQFVFEPDGQTIILSRQQLASAWAIDVRDDSDRLYDGLCLTITGGADRELVKMTTQGVFVFDRKLRDTMPADDNGDGIYEIEVTARDQTPIWFARLEQQPDGKISLLRERVVAGAKLESTLLSVDCLIRRDVVDIATADGKTFYHLHSNSSEKVSLFRSTLTQRGTFESTQLSQDCCLGNDVIGFATLDGKEFRYLTRQRGALQALRMYQATLRDDGSFDSQPLSADCRLPYTIEGFSWLDTTRFHHVRRLGSGERLFYFSFQSGDRFENMRLHESESQYTGQTRGQAAWQEHAATSRSTVQTIRFQIAP
- a CDS encoding RrF2 family transcriptional regulator; translation: MSFAMSAKAHYACLAMLELALRQDEDRPVALREITARHSIPQPFLVQILQQLKQAGYVTSTRGSQGGYRLSVDAATISLLDICDAIGCGESETTLDNADTTPEAQVLDSTWRAASKAFRDVLSAIRLEDLANDCARSEGAMFYI
- a CDS encoding polysaccharide biosynthesis/export family protein, with amino-acid sequence MRVLTINRNTAYLSPRCWFAIAGLLALTATGCTSFLSPMSGIPVGQIPPEMRGQSRNNLVPVPLSILRQQAPPHYSLDEGDILGIYIEGIMPPKSNENQTETAPPVHFPEAGSDLPPSVGYPIPIRDDGTLPLPLVEPIQVRGKTLTEVEAAIRKAYVVDKKILKEGRDRILVSLMRERTYRVIVIREDEDDSLALPGGSGGGSKGSIVGGSTRSGSGHTLDLPAYKNDVMHALAQTGGLPGLNAKNEVKILKANRIGQLDANGMPIMMPGMAGSYVDSGMIGGGCMPQDPCYSGCNLNQDFDPTAIRIPLRVYPGQMPHLQPSDIILEEGDIVVVEARDTEFFYTGGLLPGGQFPIPRDYDLDVVGAMAIAGQGLGGSGQSQGGGGMLGGGFAGASPTQLYVMRTTPCGDQFNIAVDLNKALNDKSERLMVQPGDTLILRYKPCEELVNFSLVTFFTYGITELFRN
- a CDS encoding phosphoadenylyl-sulfate reductase; translation: MPEQKLAEPSDRPTLKVLRPEASVATTSSDPIGALAADPPLVPGDELFGELAAHSQRLESASPQEILAWAVAQYAPRFTMATAFGPEGMCLIHMFAEVAPQTPIFNLETGYQFKETLALREQVRERYGITIEYKYPEQTVEEYEAANGGPVYKTDTNRCCFDRKIKVLHKAAHGMHAWSSAIRRDQSPDRAEHPIVGWDKKFQLVKISPLANWTKKEVWGFIAKNNIPYNPLHDQGYPSVGCWPCTRSIALGEDERAGRWSGSAKTECGLHSSD
- a CDS encoding ABC transporter ATP-binding protein; the encoded protein is MNDPTAPLLAVEDLKVHFPFRRGTLFAPEHGLIRAVDGVSFEIREGETLGLVGESGCGKSTTARAIARLNEPTSGSIKIEGREICGLSESAMMPFRRTVQMVFQDPFASLNPRMTVGAIISEPLQIHGVLSSNDRKLEVLRLMDLVGLNPRFLNRYPHEFSGGQRQRIGIARALAVRPKLILCDEPVSALDVSIQAQVINLMMDLQQKLGLAYLFIAHDLGIVRHIATRVGVMYLGRIVESANADELYNNPTHPYTRALLSAVPVPDPKIEAERTRTVLTGEVPSPDKTYPGCPFVDRCPDAQSECREIIPRLPDSAHATACIVHDDQCREASQSAAAV
- a CDS encoding scaffolding protein codes for the protein MADLYERYNEVEQLMDAGKDAEAVAGLNAILAEDETFVLAHLALSRVLTRTGDHVQAIVHADRACELEPNEPFNYTAKSVTCQRAWAGTQDQKYIQMAEDAMAQAHAIQANQ